CAATCCCGGCAGGAACGGTAGGGTACCAGTTCACCTTAGCCAGAACTTCAGGTGGAAGGCATCTGGTAAAGTTTGCGGCGATTGCCGGATCCAAGAATTTCACAGCATCCTTGCTAGCTGTTCCATAGGTTTCCTTGTTGGTGAAGAAGGCGGCATTTTCAGGTCTCAACATAAAGTTAATCCATTTATATGCGCCGCTGACATTTTCCGACTTTGCAGGAAGGGCAAAGGTGTCGACCCATCCAAGGGCTCCGCTTGTCGGTGCGATATAATCGATATTAGGATTCTCGGCATTGAGTTTCCACCCGGCCTGTTCCCAGGCTGAAGCAGCCCAGACTTCCTCGCTGCGGAGCAGCTGGAGCAGTTGGTCACCGTTGTCCCAGTAGGTCTTTACAACCGGTTTTCCCTTGATCAGGAGTTTTTCCATGTCATCGAGGAAAGCCTGGTATTTGACAGGGTCGGAATAGAGTGAGAAGGGGTCGTAACCGTTTGAGAATCCCTGGCCTATCAAGGTAGGTCTCTTTAGGCGATAGGAAACACGGCCTGCATATTTGGGATCAAGCAGGTCTTTGAAGTCTTTGATACCAGGGGCCTTTGCCTTGTTGACTACCAGGCCTTCTGTTCCATAGACATGGGGAACGGCATAGGAGCTGCCATTGACCAGGGTGTTTTTCTTTACAGACTGCAAAAGGGAAGGGTCTATCTGATCTGTATCGATCTGTGTGAAATCGATCGGCTGATAAATGCCATATTGCTCGACAACCGAGGATATTCTGTCCTGGGAGGGCTGGGCCAAGTCAAACCCACCACCACGGGTAGCCCGTAACTTGGAAATCATCTCTTCGTTATTGCTGAGAGTGACTTCCACTTTAATACCGGTTTCGGCAGTGAATTTGTCAATCAATTCCTGGGGGGCGTATCCTGCCCAGGTGATGATCCTGAGAACCTTGTTCTGGGTTGCTTCTTCTTTCGTTCCTTGGGAGAAGAGCATCGGGCAGAGCAGCATAATGATTACGAGAAAGAGAACAGTTTTCTTCATGCTTGAACTCCTTATTACAAAAAGCGGTAAATCCGCTGAATGTCTCCGGAAAAACAAAAAGACATCACAAACAACGTATTGCCTGATCTGTTTTTTGTTCCATTCAATGAATATAAAACTTCGGAAAAAAAACCCTAGGAATATATGCATGGAAAATCTAATTCACTATATGGCAACAGTGTAAATCCTCGCCAAGTTATCTGTCAATGAAATGTTCCCGGTGTTCTGCTTATGTTTGGGTTTTATCCTGTTTCTTTACTGTGCGAGTAGTAATTTTCTCTGGAGGTAGCGCCTTCTTATGGCTTATTAAAGCGAAAAGCAATATACAGAGTTGTACGTGAAATAGAGATTTTTACGTAATATATTGCGCTAAGTGTCAGTATAGATATATAATTTTATGGTAAAGTGCTAAAATTTTGATTCTCTGATGAAATTCGCTTGACATTTTGGGCACAACTGACCACAAAGTAGAGACAGGGAGGGCAGGCGTCTGCATTGTTGCTAGGATCCTTACCTGGATATATTCGCTCTGCTATGATTCCCAAGGGTACTGAATAGTCAAAGAAGTGTAAAAGTTGTTGCAAAATGTTGCAAAAACAATTGACTTCTCTTGAATCTGCATTAGAATAGAGAGGCGTCAGGCCTTTGTGCCTATCGACACCTTTTTAGAAGGAGTAAGTATGGCAGACATCATGCGTCCTGTTCCATTTTCGGAACTACTTAGCCGTATTGTTGGAGAATATCGTAACCACCATTCAATTTTTGGACTTGCCGAGGAGCAGTTCTATACAGACAAAGGCAAACATGACCTGAAGGTATTTGGCCAGCATTGCAGCACCGCATGTGGTCCCGCTGCAGGCCCCCATACCCAGCTTGCCCAGAATATTGTCACCAGTTACCTTGCCGGTGGCCGGTTCATGGAACTGAAGACCGTACAGGTCATGGATACCCTTGAGATCGACAAACCCTGTATTGATGCCCGCGACGAAGGCTATAATGTGGAATGGTCCACAGAATATTCCCTTCCCAAGGCTTGGGACGAATATGCAAAGGCTTGGATCATCCTGCATGTCATTGAAGCTTTGCAGGGCAAAGGCAAATTCGAGAAGCCTTCCTTTATTTTCAATATGTCCGTCGGATATAACCTTGAAGGAATCAAGACGGCAAAGATGCAACAATTCATCGACTCGATGATTGATGCGAACAAGGATCCCCGCTTTGCAGAATATCTGGCTGAACTGGATGCAATGGTCGAAGAAGGCCTGCTCGATGGTTCCCCCTGGGATGGTATGGAAAAGAAGCTCAAGGGCATTTCTTCCAAAATCAGCGCCAATATCAGCCCCTCGACCACCATCAGCACCATGCATGGCTGTCCTCCCAAGGAAATTGAAGCCATCTGCACCTATATGCTCACCGAAAAGAAAATCGACACCTTTGTAAAGCTCAACCCAACGTTGCTCGGCTATGACAAAGTCCGTGAGATCCTGGACAACCTCGGATTCGATTATATCGGTCTGACAAGAGAAAACTTCGAGCATGACCTGCAGTACAATGATGCAATTGCCATGCTTCATCGTTTGGTAGACCTGGCAAAGAAAGAAGGGAAGGGTTTCGGCGTAAAACTGACCAATACCCTTGGTTCTGTCAACGACCAGGGCGTTCTTCCCGGCAAAGAGATGTATATGTCCGGCCGTGTCCTTCTTCCTATTTCTACCACCGTTGCAAGCTGGCTGAGTAAGGAATTCGGTGGAAAACTCCCTGTTTCCTATAGTGGCGGCGCCAATGCGCTTACCGTCCAGGCTCTTTTTGAGACCGGCATCCGCCCCATTACCCTTGCTACCGATATGCTCAAGCCGGGCGGGTATTCCCGTCTGAACCAGATGGTATCCATCCTGGAAAAGAGTAAAGCCTGGGATATGGATTCCATCGATGTTGAGAAAATCGAAAAGCTTTCCAATGACGCCTGCACTGGCAAATTTGCCGTGACCGAGAAGGAATTCCGTGGTACAGACAGCATTAAGATAGGCCAAGACCTTCCTTTATTCGACTGCTATGTTGCTCCCTGCCAGGTTGCCTGCCCCATCCATCAGGATGTTCCAGAGTATGTCCAGCTTGTCGGAGAAGGCCGCTATGCCGATGCCCTTACCCTTATTTATGACAAGAACGCACTTCCTGCAATTACTGCAAACATCTGTGACCACCAGTGCCAGTTGCATTGTACCCGTATGGATTACGAAGGTGCTGTGCAGATTCGCGAGATGAAAAAACTTGCAGTGGAGAATGGATTCGAGGAGTTTAAGAAATCCTGGGAAGGTCCTACTGACAAGAGCGAAATCAAAGCCGCTGTCGTTGGTGCCGGTCCTGCAGGTCTCTCTGCTGCCTATTTCCTTTCCCGCAGTGGCTTTGACACCACGGTCTTTGAACGGGAGGAGAATGCAGGCGGCGTAGTACGCCATGTCATTCCTGGTTTCCGTATCCCTGTCGAGGCCATAGAGAGTGATATTGAGTTCATCAAAGCACATGGTGTGGATTTCCGCTTCTCTGCAAAGAGCGAGGATATTACCGTCAAGGCTTTGAAAGAATCAGGCTATTCCTATGTCTTCTATGCTGTCGGTAGCGAAAAGGACAATGAAATCCCGCTTAAGGGAGAAACCAAGAATGTATTGCAGTCCCTTTCTTTCCTGGGTGCCTACAGAAAGGATCCGTCCTCTGTAACCTTGGGCAAAAACGTGGTGGTAGTCGGTGGCGGAAATACCGCTATGGACAGTGCCCGTGCAGCCCTCAGGGTCCCTGGAGTAGAGAAAGTCTCTGTGGTCTACCGCAGGACCGAGAAGGAAATGCCAGCCGACCTGGAAGAGTACGGCCTTGCCAAGGAAGAAAACGTAGAGTTCTTGTTCCTTGCAAACCCTGAATCCTATGAAGGAAACAAGCTGGTTGTCCGCAAAATGGAACTCGGTGAAAAAGATGCTTCCGGCCGTTGTCGCCCGGTAGCTACCCAAGAGACTTTCACCATGGTTGCAGACTCTATGATCACCGCCATCGGTGAACATGCCGACTCTGAAAAACTTACCTGGTACGGCGTACCGGTAAACGAGAAGGGTTGGCCGAAAACTGACAAGGAGACCTTGGAATCGGAAGTCGAGGGCGTCTATGCTATCGGTGATGTGCAAAGTGGTCCTTCGACCGTTGTCCGCTGTATCGCAAGTGCAAGGACTGCCGTAGAAGCCTGTATCGACAAGGTACTCGGTCCTCTTGAGGACGACGAAGAAGATGACTGTTGTTGTGGCCATGACCATAGCGAAGACCATGAATGTTCCTGTGGCCACGACCACAGTGAAGATCATGAGTGTTGCTGCGGTGATGACGAGGACGATGACGATTGTTGCAGCGATGATGACGACGATGACGAAATGAGCCCTGAGGAAATGGAAAACCTTGCAGCTGACGAGAATTCCTATTTTGCACTCATCAATGAAAAGAAGAGTCAGATTCTGGTTTCCAAGAGTGTCAGTGACAAGAAATTTGCAGAGACTGAGGCGAAGCGTTGCCTTGAATGTTCCTATATGTGTAACAAGTGCGTAGAGGTTTGCCCCAACAGGGCCAACGTCGCAATCGATGTACGCAATACCGGGGTATTCGACAACCCGTTCCAGATTCTCCATCTCGATGCTTACTGCAACGAATGTGGGAACTGTGACACCTTCTGTCCTTGGACCGGTGGCCCGTATAAAAAGAAATTTACGCTCTTCAGCAGAATGGATGACTTTGAGAATTCTACCAACGAGGGTTTCTATTCTGACAATGGGGAAATCGTTATCAGGTTTGCTGGTAAGATTTACAATTGTTCAATGGACGAGGACGGGATCCTTGTAGGCGACCAAGAGGGAATCACCGATGAAGTCGCTGCCTTGATCGAGGAAGTGTTTACATCGTACAGCTATCTGCTGGGTGTCGTAGAAGACTAAGGAGCGTGCCATGTCAACAATAGTAATCAAGAACACCCGCGTTATGCAGACAATGCCTCCGTTTACCGTTACCACTGATGTGGATGTCGTCATCACCGATGACGTCATCCGCGCCGTGGGAAAGGGAGCAGGCTCGTCTGTGCAGGCGGACAAAGTAATCGACGGAAAAGGCAAGACGGTCATTCCTGGAAATGTCTGTGGTCACCACCACTATTATTCAGGGCTTTCCAGGGGCATGATGATCTCAGCCGGTCCCCAGAACGATTTTATCCAAGTGTTGAAGGAATGGTGGTGGCGCCTTGACCGCGGACTCGATGAGGAAGCTTGTTATTACAGTTCACTCATTTGCTCTCTCGACGCTATCAAGGCAGGTACAACTACCTGTATCGACCATCATGCGAGCCCAAACTATATTGCCGGTTCGCTCGATACCATTGCCAATGGAATGGAAAAAGTCGGTGTACGGGGAACTACCTGTTATGAAGTAACTGACCGGAACTTTGGTATGAAAGAAGTCGAAGACGGGGTTAGTGAAAATATTTCCTTTGCCAAGTCCAGTAAGAAGCGCACCTTGGTTCGCGGAATGATCGGAGGCCATGCCCCCTTTACCATTCCCGATGAGGGTTTGCGCCTGATGGGTGAGGCGATGAGGGAAACGGGTGCCGGTTTGCACTTGCACGTGGCTGAGGATAAGTACGATGTCGTACATTCCCACCATCACTACAACAAGGACATCGTTGACCGGCTTGACTCGTTCGGTCTGCTTACCCCGAATTCATTGTTGGTTCACGGCCTTTGGCTGAATGGCAAGGAAATCGAGAAGATCAACGAACATGATTGTTTCTTTGCCCACAACGCCCGTAGCAACATGAACAACAATGTCGGTTACTGCCAGCACATCCAGGATGTAAAGAACTTGATCATCGGGACCGATGGTTGCGGTGGAAATATGTTCGAGGAACTCAAACTTGCCTTCTTCAAGCATAAGGACGAAACAGGATCCTGGTGGCCCGGTGATTATCTTACCGCCCTCTCCAGGGGAAACAAACTGGTCGAGAAGTATTTTGATGGGAATTTCGGAAGGGTTGAGGCAGGCTACAAAGCTGACTTGGCTATTCTCGACTACCAAAACCCGACTCCTCTGTTGGAAGGCAATGCCGCTGGGCATTTTGTTTGGGGCATGAGCAGCAATTGTGTCGAAAGTGTAATTGTAAACGGGAAACTGGTTATGGAAAATCATTCCTTCCCAGGACTCGATGTAGCAGAAATCTATGCCCAGGCGGCGAAAGTTGCCGAACGCGTATGGAAAAAAGTTGACAAAATCGCTCCCTAAGTAGAGCGATAGGAAGATAAGACTAGACAATGTCGAAGGGGAATTTACTATGAGTATTCAGGAACAGATTAGAGCCAAGGCTGCCGAATATCGCGACTATACGGCGCTGAATCTCTCCAAAATGGTGCAAACCAAGAGCTATAGCTCCCAGGAAGAGGATGTTTGCCGCCTCATCGTTACTCTTTGCGAGGAAGCAGGGTTCGATGAAGTATATATCGATGGACTCGGTTCGGTTATCGGCCGTGTCGGCAACGGGCCTAAGAAACTGGCCTTTGATGCCCATATCGATACCGTTGAAGTCGGAAACCTCAAAAACTGGGATTTCGACCCGTTCTCCGGTGAGATCAAAGACGGAAAGGTCTGGGGTCGTGGTACTTCCGACCAGAAAGGTGGCGCAGCTTCCATGATCACTGCTGGTCGTATCCTCAAGGAGCTTGGCTACGGTGGCGAGTATACTTGTTACTTTACCTTTACCGTAATGGAAGAGGACTGTGACGGCATGTGCTGGAAATACCTCATCGAAGAAGAGAATTTCCGCCCTGACTTGGTTGTTTCCACTGAACCTACCTCCTGCCGCCTCTACCGCGGACATCGGGGAAGAATGGAAATCAGGATCATTCTCAAGGGCATTTCCTGTCATGGAAGCGCTCCCGAGCGTGGTGTCAGTGCAGCCTACAAGGCCGCTAAGGCAGCCCTTGCCATTGAGCAGCTCAATAAAGACCTCCAGCCCGACGAAGAGAAGTTCCTTGGAAAGGGAACCATCACGGTCAGCCAGATGGACGTCAAGGGACCCAGCCAGTGTGCAGTTGCCGACTATGCAATGCTGTATTGTGACCGCCGCCTGACTTGGGGTGAAGACGCCGACCTTGCTATCAGCCAGGTTCGTGAATATGTCTCCAAGGCTACCGGGGACGATCCCGATTCAATCGTTGTCGAGATGCCCAACTATGAGAAAATCGGCTGGACCAAGAAGCCTTACTCTCAGGAACTGTATTTCCCAACCTGGAAGATCGATGCAAATCACAAGCTGGTCGAAGCCGGTGTCGCAGGACATGAGGCCCTTTTCGGAAAGGCTCCTGTCGTAGACAAATGGACTTTCTCCACAAACTTGGTTGCTACCACCGGTCGTCACAAGATTCCAGCTATCGGTTTCGGACCTGGCGATGAGTCACAGGCTCATGCCCCTAACGAGATCAACCGCATAGAGGACCTTGAGATTTGCAGTGCGTTCTACGCAATGCTTCCGTATTCCTTGGAAAAATAGTTCTTTTTCTTTCCCTGGAGAATTTGTATTGTGTATATACAGCCACAAGGCCTTTCTGGCTTGTGGCTGTTTGGTTCTCTGGTTATCCATTATGTATTTTTACATTTAATGGATTGTACTGTATTGATTGCAAGGAGCAGAGTAGATGGCACAGAAGCCTATTGCCGACCCTGTACGAAGGGTAGATGCTATAGCCAAAGGGAGCGGGACGCAAAAATATCTTACCGACTTCCAATTTGAGGATATGCTGTACAGTCGAATGGTCCGCTCGAGTATTCCCCGTGGGATTATTAAGAATATTGAGGTCCCCCAGCTACCCGAAGGGTACTATTTCATTACTTATAAAGACATTCCGAGTGACGGACGAAATGAACTTGCAATGATTGCAAAGGACTGGAAGTGTTTCGCCGAGAACGAAGTAAGGTATGTCGGTGAGACCATAGGCCTTTTGGTCGGGGAAGACAGGAATATCCTTGCCGATCTCCATGACCAGGTCAAAGTTACCTATGAGGAATTGGAACCTGCCATTTCCATTGAAGATGGCCTTGCCCTAAAAGGTGGTGCTTTTGTCAACGATGACAACATCTTCTGTGAGTTGCATACCGAGACCGGGGAAAACCTCGATGAGGTCTTTTTCCAGGCAGACCGTGTGTTCGAGGAAACCTACCGTACTGGATTCCAGGAACACGTTCATCTTGAAACCAATGGTGCGCTGTGCTGCAAGGAAGACGACAAGTTTGTCATTTATGCCTCTGCCCAGTGTCCTTTCTATATTCGGAAATCCATTGCAGGGCTTCTTAACCTGCAACCCCAGGACATTATCGTGCGTCAGACGACTACCGGTGGTGCGTTCGGGGGAAAAGAGCATTTTCCCGATGTGCTCAGCGGTCCCCTGCTGGTAGCAGTCAATAAGATTGGCAAGCCGATCCAGCTTTCCTTCGACCGGAGCGAGGACATGGAATACTCGGTCAAACGTCATCCGAGCAGGACGAAGATCAAGACAGCCCTGGACAAGGATGGGAATATCCTTGGCATGGATATAGATGTTGTCTACAATGTCGGGGGATATCTCTCCTGTTCGTTTGTTGTCCTGCAGCGTGGGGTTTTCCATGCAACGGGTTGTTATGCAATCCCCTCAACCAGGATACATGGACGCGGTGTGGCTACCAACACCTTCCCAAGCGATGCCTTCCGTGGTTTCGGAGCCCCCCAGACTATTTTCGCCATTGAACGGCATATGGATCATCTCGCTGTGTTCCTCAAGAAAGACCCTCTGGAACTGAGGAATCAATATCTTCTAAAGAAAGGTTCGCTTACCTCTACCAATGGCCATGTCGTCGAAGACGTCAAGCTTCCCGAGATGATCAAACAGATTACCGATGCTTCCGATTACTGGCGCAAATCCAAGGAATATGACCGAGGCTCAGGAAAGGGTATCGGAATTTCTTTGTATAACCATGGCGGTGCTTTTACCGGAAACGGTGAACAGATGATTATTAAAGCCCATGCAAGGTTGCATAAGAGCGCCGATGGCATGGTCGAAATCCTTGTCGGAAGTACCGAGATGGGGCAAGGTTTCCAGACCGCGGCACGTAAAATCGCCGCCCAGGTTCTGGATATTGATATCGACATGGTTACGTACGAGAATCCCGATACGTCACGTGTTCCCGATAGCGGTCCGACGGCAGCAAGCCGTTCTACCATGATTGTCGGAAAACTGGTTGAACGGGCGGCCTTGCAGATGAAGGACCGTTATGCCTCGGAAGAAGATTTCTCTGTCGAAGTTGAGTATGAACATCCCGAAGGTTTCCCCTGGGACCAGAAAACCTTCCAGGGTGATGCCTACCTCGGCTATGGCTGGGGGGCGGCAATCGTCGAGGTTGAGCTCGATCCCCTTACTTCTGAAGTAGAGACAAAGGGAATCTGGGTCAGCCATGATGTAGGTCATCCAATTGATGAGCTCATCATCCGTGGACAGGTCCATGGAGGGGTGATGCAGAGCCTTGGCTATGCCTCAATGGAACTGCTGGAGAACAAGAAGGGTTATTTCAAGCAAAATTCCATGAGCGATTATATTATCCCGACTTCCATGGATTTCCCGAAAATGGAATCGTTTTTGGTTGATAACCCCTATCCCTATGGGCCTTTCGGGGCTAAGGGTATGGGTGAATTGGTGTTCAATGGAGCTGATGCCGCGTTCTGTGATGCGGTAAGCCGTGCCATTGATCGGAAAGTCTGCGAGATTCCCATCCCGAGCGAAACTATTATGGAGCTACAGCTACATGGAAACTAACATAGAATTTACCTTGAATGGGGAACTTGTCTCCATTACTACCGATCCGCTTCGTCGTCTGCTTGACGTAATCCGGGAGGATTTCGGCCTTGTCGGAACCAAGGAAGGTTGCGGTGAGGGTGAGTGTGGGGCTTGTTCCGTCATTAAAGACGGAAGGATCATCACTACCTGCATGGTTCCGATAGGGGCTGTCGGGGGAAGTTCCATCATGACAATCGACGGGCTGAAGGAAACCGCTCAGGGCAAGTGCATCATCGAAGCCTTTGCCGACGGAGGGGCTGTCCAGTGTGGGTTCTGCATCCCGGGTATGGTTATAGCCGCCGAGGATATGCTTACGCGCAACCCGCATCCAAGCGAGCAAGAAATTCGTGCAGGTATCAGCGGGAATATCTGCCGCTGTACCGGCTATGATTTGATCGTGGAAAGTATCAAACTCGCCAGCGAGAGGGGGAATGGACTATGGTAACCTATATTCCGGAAACACTCGAAGAAGCTCTTGCTATCAGAAAAGAGAGTGGTGCTCGCCCCCTTGCAGGCGGTACCGATCTGATGGTCCAGTATCGTCGGGGAGTAGGGGTAACGCCCAAGTTTCCCTGGCCGATCATGATAGTCAGCCAGCTTGCAGAGCTCAAAGGTATTTCTCAGGACCTCGATGGCAGCTGTGTAATCGGTGCCGGTGTTACCTCTACTGAGATTGCAGAATCGGAGATGGTACCCTTTCATGTACGTGAGGCAGCAAGCAGGATGGGCGCCATTTCGCTTCGCAACCTAGCCACGATAGGCGGAAACATCGGCAATGCTTCCCCTAAGGGCGACCTTCCTGCCGTTTTGATCCTTCTCGATGCTTCCCTTGTGCTGTCCAGTGTCAGCGGGGAGCGGATTGTCTTGCTTGACGATTTTATCGTGGGGGCAAAGAAGACACTCCTAAGAGAGGATGAGCTTATCACCAAAATTATCATTCCAAGGCCTGAAAAGCCATTTACCTATGTATGGTACCGTAAAATCGGAACCAGAAAGGCAAATGCAATAAGCAAACTATCCTTCTCAGCCGCCATGACTGTGGATGATGAGGGAATAGTCACTGATTTTCGAGCTTCCAGCGGTGCTGCAGGTCCGAAAATCGCAAGGAACAAAGAATTGGAATCCACTTTGATCGGGAAAAACATCGAGGATCTTCCCTCCATGATACCCGCCTTCCTTCTAGAATATGACAAGATCATATCGCCTCATGCCATGCCTGAGTACAGAAGGGAGTCGACAAAAAGAATGCTTGCTTATTTTTTGGAACAGGTCGCTAAAAGACCTGCATCGGAGATAATCAAATAGGAGTATCCATGAAATCTTCCATTTTACTGAAGAACATTTTCTGCCTGCAACTGAGTTTTGACGGTCCTCAGTACAGGGGTGCCGATTTGCTGATAGTCGGGAATAAAGTTGCCAAGATGCAACCTGAGGGTGGTTTGATCGCACCTGAGGGGGCCCGGGTCATCGATTGCTCGAGGCATGTGGTAATTCCCGGTCTGGTAAACACTCACCATCATTTCTACCAGACACTGACCAGAAACCATCCGGCTGTACAGAATGCAAAGCTCTTTGATTGGCTGAAGTTTCTCTATGATGTATGGAAATATGTCGATGATGAAGCTGTCTACTATTCCTCTATGCTCGCCATGGCCGAGCTGATGAAGACCGGTTGTACCTGTACCACTGACCACCATTACCTCTATCCGAGGAATTTCAAAGGCGATTTGATGGGGCTTCAGTTTGAGGCTGCCGACAAACTGGGAATGCGTTTTAGTCCCACAAGGGGCTCGATGAGCCTGAGCAAGAAAGACGGGGGACTTCCTCCTGACAGTGTCGTACAGACGACCGATGAAATTCTCGCCGATAGTGAACGTTGCATCCTGAAATATCATGATGATGCTCCTGATGCCATGCACAAGATTGCCTTGGCTCCCTGTAGCCCGTTCAGTGTTACCAAGGACTTGATGAGTGAGACAGCTATCCTGGCGAGGAAATACGGTGTAAGATTACATACGCACCTGTGTGAAACGGCTGATGAAGCTGATTTTTGCCAGAGTATGTACGGTATGCGCCCTGTAGCGTTGATGGAGGAATGTGGCTTGATCGGAAATGATGTGTTCTATGCACATGGGATTCATTTCAATGACGAAGAACTC
The sequence above is a segment of the Sphaerochaeta pleomorpha str. Grapes genome. Coding sequences within it:
- a CDS encoding extracellular solute-binding protein, coding for MKKTVLFLVIIMLLCPMLFSQGTKEEATQNKVLRIITWAGYAPQELIDKFTAETGIKVEVTLSNNEEMISKLRATRGGGFDLAQPSQDRISSVVEQYGIYQPIDFTQIDTDQIDPSLLQSVKKNTLVNGSSYAVPHVYGTEGLVVNKAKAPGIKDFKDLLDPKYAGRVSYRLKRPTLIGQGFSNGYDPFSLYSDPVKYQAFLDDMEKLLIKGKPVVKTYWDNGDQLLQLLRSEEVWAASAWEQAGWKLNAENPNIDYIAPTSGALGWVDTFALPAKSENVSGAYKWINFMLRPENAAFFTNKETYGTASKDAVKFLDPAIAANFTRCLPPEVLAKVNWYPTVPAGIEEMEGKTLDKVKAAR
- the ygfK gene encoding putative selenate reductase subunit YgfK yields the protein MADIMRPVPFSELLSRIVGEYRNHHSIFGLAEEQFYTDKGKHDLKVFGQHCSTACGPAAGPHTQLAQNIVTSYLAGGRFMELKTVQVMDTLEIDKPCIDARDEGYNVEWSTEYSLPKAWDEYAKAWIILHVIEALQGKGKFEKPSFIFNMSVGYNLEGIKTAKMQQFIDSMIDANKDPRFAEYLAELDAMVEEGLLDGSPWDGMEKKLKGISSKISANISPSTTISTMHGCPPKEIEAICTYMLTEKKIDTFVKLNPTLLGYDKVREILDNLGFDYIGLTRENFEHDLQYNDAIAMLHRLVDLAKKEGKGFGVKLTNTLGSVNDQGVLPGKEMYMSGRVLLPISTTVASWLSKEFGGKLPVSYSGGANALTVQALFETGIRPITLATDMLKPGGYSRLNQMVSILEKSKAWDMDSIDVEKIEKLSNDACTGKFAVTEKEFRGTDSIKIGQDLPLFDCYVAPCQVACPIHQDVPEYVQLVGEGRYADALTLIYDKNALPAITANICDHQCQLHCTRMDYEGAVQIREMKKLAVENGFEEFKKSWEGPTDKSEIKAAVVGAGPAGLSAAYFLSRSGFDTTVFEREENAGGVVRHVIPGFRIPVEAIESDIEFIKAHGVDFRFSAKSEDITVKALKESGYSYVFYAVGSEKDNEIPLKGETKNVLQSLSFLGAYRKDPSSVTLGKNVVVVGGGNTAMDSARAALRVPGVEKVSVVYRRTEKEMPADLEEYGLAKEENVEFLFLANPESYEGNKLVVRKMELGEKDASGRCRPVATQETFTMVADSMITAIGEHADSEKLTWYGVPVNEKGWPKTDKETLESEVEGVYAIGDVQSGPSTVVRCIASARTAVEACIDKVLGPLEDDEEDDCCCGHDHSEDHECSCGHDHSEDHECCCGDDEDDDDCCSDDDDDDEMSPEEMENLAADENSYFALINEKKSQILVSKSVSDKKFAETEAKRCLECSYMCNKCVEVCPNRANVAIDVRNTGVFDNPFQILHLDAYCNECGNCDTFCPWTGGPYKKKFTLFSRMDDFENSTNEGFYSDNGEIVIRFAGKIYNCSMDEDGILVGDQEGITDEVAALIEEVFTSYSYLLGVVED
- the ssnA gene encoding putative aminohydrolase SsnA — its product is MSTIVIKNTRVMQTMPPFTVTTDVDVVITDDVIRAVGKGAGSSVQADKVIDGKGKTVIPGNVCGHHHYYSGLSRGMMISAGPQNDFIQVLKEWWWRLDRGLDEEACYYSSLICSLDAIKAGTTTCIDHHASPNYIAGSLDTIANGMEKVGVRGTTCYEVTDRNFGMKEVEDGVSENISFAKSSKKRTLVRGMIGGHAPFTIPDEGLRLMGEAMRETGAGLHLHVAEDKYDVVHSHHHYNKDIVDRLDSFGLLTPNSLLVHGLWLNGKEIEKINEHDCFFAHNARSNMNNNVGYCQHIQDVKNLIIGTDGCGGNMFEELKLAFFKHKDETGSWWPGDYLTALSRGNKLVEKYFDGNFGRVEAGYKADLAILDYQNPTPLLEGNAAGHFVWGMSSNCVESVIVNGKLVMENHSFPGLDVAEIYAQAAKVAERVWKKVDKIAP
- a CDS encoding YgeY family selenium metabolism-linked hydrolase, with amino-acid sequence MSIQEQIRAKAAEYRDYTALNLSKMVQTKSYSSQEEDVCRLIVTLCEEAGFDEVYIDGLGSVIGRVGNGPKKLAFDAHIDTVEVGNLKNWDFDPFSGEIKDGKVWGRGTSDQKGGAASMITAGRILKELGYGGEYTCYFTFTVMEEDCDGMCWKYLIEEENFRPDLVVSTEPTSCRLYRGHRGRMEIRIILKGISCHGSAPERGVSAAYKAAKAALAIEQLNKDLQPDEEKFLGKGTITVSQMDVKGPSQCAVADYAMLYCDRRLTWGEDADLAISQVREYVSKATGDDPDSIVVEMPNYEKIGWTKKPYSQELYFPTWKIDANHKLVEAGVAGHEALFGKAPVVDKWTFSTNLVATTGRHKIPAIGFGPGDESQAHAPNEINRIEDLEICSAFYAMLPYSLEK
- a CDS encoding xanthine dehydrogenase family protein molybdopterin-binding subunit — encoded protein: MAQKPIADPVRRVDAIAKGSGTQKYLTDFQFEDMLYSRMVRSSIPRGIIKNIEVPQLPEGYYFITYKDIPSDGRNELAMIAKDWKCFAENEVRYVGETIGLLVGEDRNILADLHDQVKVTYEELEPAISIEDGLALKGGAFVNDDNIFCELHTETGENLDEVFFQADRVFEETYRTGFQEHVHLETNGALCCKEDDKFVIYASAQCPFYIRKSIAGLLNLQPQDIIVRQTTTGGAFGGKEHFPDVLSGPLLVAVNKIGKPIQLSFDRSEDMEYSVKRHPSRTKIKTALDKDGNILGMDIDVVYNVGGYLSCSFVVLQRGVFHATGCYAIPSTRIHGRGVATNTFPSDAFRGFGAPQTIFAIERHMDHLAVFLKKDPLELRNQYLLKKGSLTSTNGHVVEDVKLPEMIKQITDASDYWRKSKEYDRGSGKGIGISLYNHGGAFTGNGEQMIIKAHARLHKSADGMVEILVGSTEMGQGFQTAARKIAAQVLDIDIDMVTYENPDTSRVPDSGPTAASRSTMIVGKLVERAALQMKDRYASEEDFSVEVEYEHPEGFPWDQKTFQGDAYLGYGWGAAIVEVELDPLTSEVETKGIWVSHDVGHPIDELIIRGQVHGGVMQSLGYASMELLENKKGYFKQNSMSDYIIPTSMDFPKMESFLVDNPYPYGPFGAKGMGELVFNGADAAFCDAVSRAIDRKVCEIPIPSETIMELQLHGN
- a CDS encoding (2Fe-2S)-binding protein; protein product: METNIEFTLNGELVSITTDPLRRLLDVIREDFGLVGTKEGCGEGECGACSVIKDGRIITTCMVPIGAVGGSSIMTIDGLKETAQGKCIIEAFADGGAVQCGFCIPGMVIAAEDMLTRNPHPSEQEIRAGISGNICRCTGYDLIVESIKLASERGNGLW
- a CDS encoding FAD binding domain-containing protein gives rise to the protein MVTYIPETLEEALAIRKESGARPLAGGTDLMVQYRRGVGVTPKFPWPIMIVSQLAELKGISQDLDGSCVIGAGVTSTEIAESEMVPFHVREAASRMGAISLRNLATIGGNIGNASPKGDLPAVLILLDASLVLSSVSGERIVLLDDFIVGAKKTLLREDELITKIIIPRPEKPFTYVWYRKIGTRKANAISKLSFSAAMTVDDEGIVTDFRASSGAAGPKIARNKELESTLIGKNIEDLPSMIPAFLLEYDKIISPHAMPEYRRESTKRMLAYFLEQVAKRPASEIIK